In Hymenobacter volaticus, the genomic window CAGTACGCGTATATTCCGGCATGATTCCGCTTATCCATCAAACGCCCCGCCTTACACTGCTAGCCGCTAGCCGAGCCCTGCTTACCGCCGAACTGCACAAGCCGCGTTACTTTCCCGTCTTGCTTGGCGCGGTACTACCCACCGATTGGCCTCCCGGCGAATACGACGAGGATGCTATGCGCTTTTTCCTTGATCAACTCACGGCTGGGGGCCGCACCGCTGCTGGCTGGTATGGGTGGTATGCCATCCGCAAGGCCACACCTACCTCACCCAAAACGCTTGTTGGGGCTGGTGGCTTCATGGGCCCACCAGATGCCAGCGGCACTGCTGAAATCGGCTACTCCATAGCCGCCGACTGGCGTGGTCAAGGCTTGGCCACCGAACTAGTAACCGGCTTGATCGAGCAGGCGGAACGCACGGGCATGGTGCGCCGCCTAATAGCCCATACCCTCCCCGACAATCCGGCTTCACAGCAAGTCTTGCTAGCCAATGGTTTTCAGACCATGGGGCTTGATCCCGAAGGACGCGTGCGCTTCGAGCGAATCGTGGAGCCGCAAGCTTTGTAGCCTGCCACGTTTCGCCGCTCAGGGCAGCTCGAATTTACCGCATCG contains:
- a CDS encoding GNAT family N-acetyltransferase; translation: MIPLIHQTPRLTLLAASRALLTAELHKPRYFPVLLGAVLPTDWPPGEYDEDAMRFFLDQLTAGGRTAAGWYGWYAIRKATPTSPKTLVGAGGFMGPPDASGTAEIGYSIAADWRGQGLATELVTGLIEQAERTGMVRRLIAHTLPDNPASQQVLLANGFQTMGLDPEGRVRFERIVEPQAL